Sequence from the Pararhodobacter sp. genome:
GTTTCCGGCGAGCCGCTTTTCGCATCCTCAGCCAAGTTCAACTCCGGTTGCGGTTGGCCCGCATTCTCGAAACCCATCGATAACGTGACCGAGCATCGTGATGCCTCGTATGGCATGGTCCGGGTCGAAGTCCGCTCGAAACACGGCGACAGCCATTTGGGGCATGTCTTCAATGATGGCCCGCGCGAAATGGGCGGCCTGCGCTACTGCATCAACTCGGCCAGCCTGCGCTTTGTGCCGAAAGACCAAATGGAAGCCGAGGGGTATGGCGCATACCTCGATCAAGTGGAGGAAAAAGTATGACTGAACGTGCCGTATTGGCCGGAGGCTGCTTCTGGGGGATGCAAGACCTGATCCGCAAGCTGCCCGGCGTCGAAAGCACCCGGGTTGGCTACACCGGCGGTGACGTGAAATTTGCCACATACCGCAACCACGGAACCCATGCCGAAGGGATCGAGATCCTCTTTGACCCCTCGAAAACCAGCTATCGTGCGCTTCTGGAGTTCTTTTTCCAGATCCATGACC
This genomic interval carries:
- the msrB gene encoding peptide-methionine (R)-S-oxide reductase MsrB, with the translated sequence MTYEKSQDALSKLTPQQYHVTQESGTERAFTGEYDKHFEPGIYVDIVSGEPLFASSAKFNSGCGWPAFSKPIDNVTEHRDASYGMVRVEVRSKHGDSHLGHVFNDGPREMGGLRYCINSASLRFVPKDQMEAEGYGAYLDQVEEKV